TAACAACCATGTCCAatggtctgtttgtgtcttaGGATGCCATTGTAAAATCTTAAATTACATTGAACCTAATAAAGCCCATGCTGAAAGATGGACTGAGTCTTTGTCTTGGACAGTGGGTGGGTGTGTtaaagcatgcatgcatgaagAGTTGGCTATTAATATTAAGACACGTCGTTAAATATTCAAGGTATTTCCAGAAGACGAAATCAGCCAGAACGAGGTTCATTTTAGGCCCAAAATCACTGCTGAAGTCAGTTTGAGGAAATGGAATTGTAAAGAAAGGTTAACCTTTGCGGTTAACGTGAAGAGGAAATGCAGATAAAAAGTACTTATTTTATCCATTTGTTAGTTTACTTTCAAGTTCCAAGAATAAGATCTATACTCTAATAAACTTAATATCTATTGCTTACCATTTAAAAACGCTGAGGGGCTACAGTAACACTGGCAGCTCTGTGCAGTCGGCACAGTGGTGCCACAGCGACgtgttgcttttgttgtgcatgctaacatttgctaattagcactaaacacaaagaggagctgaggctgatgggactgtTATTAGTTTTTGAGGTATTTAGTCATGAAACTAAGTattgaaaacatgaatttgtCAACCAAATTTCATAGCAAACCATTCGTTAGATGGAATAGAGAGAAAGTTCACTCAAATCCACAGATGTCAACCTCATGATGGCACCAGAAGAAAAGTCACCAGAGTCAACAGAAATCATCTTCTTTGGACCCTGAACATCGGCTGAACGTTTCAAGGCAATCGATCTCTGGACCGAAGTGGAAATGATGCTGATATTGTGTGAAGTCCCACAGTCACCTTTAAATGTTGCCTACAATAGTTCATGTAGATTGTGATATGTGTGAGGCTCTTTATCGATGTTTAGATGCCAGAAGGCAATTCCATGAAttcatattaatatttaaagCACATCCCAGTACCTGGTGAAATGCAGTGGCTGAAGAAATACACAGATCCTGCTACTACTGaactaaaaggaaaaaatgtgtcaaataCTTCATTTCAAGCAAAAAGTACCATCAGCAAAATCTGTTCATAAAAGTACTCAAtatgtggaaaagaaaaaatatataaagcTTTTCCTGTCTATAAATGAGTAGTAAAAATGTAGTAGTTTAGTTTACAATTTTGCTTTTATtctaaataaatctaaaaaatgaaaataatgcagctgAAGTAGAATTATGAAAACTCTGATTTTAAAAGTACTTGATACAAATATGTTGCATTGAAAACAGGTTGAAATATGTCTACCTTAGACTCTAATTGCagattaaaataacataaattATTATATCATCACTGAATAATAGATAATTTTCTAGAAGCTGAGGTCTTTTGTATGAAATATAACTTGCAAAGTGCAGCTATCAAATAAGCGGAGTGGAGTGAAACTGTGAAGTGGCACTATGAAGGTCGTAAAATGAAAACGCTCAAGTACAAGTATATAAACGCATAAGTGCTTGTACTTAAATAGCACTTGAGTAAAGTTATTAAattattttccaccactggagcACCTGATGGTCAGATTATTAGATTTAATaatgtttttgtgctttgcatttGAATAAACATGACCTCGGCACAAAGAAGCATTTATTGTTACTGCATGTGGTTACAACAGGACGGACACAGTCATCACCATGACAGAGGGCTGCGGTGGCTGAAGAGGAGGCGACTGACTGAGAGCCACAGGTGGCACAGAGCGCAATGACCCCAGAGATGCTGAGAGCGGATGGGCTCCACCTCTGTAGTGGTTGAGACAGCTGTGATGCAACATTCAAACttcaacagcagcttcacagaCGTGTCTCTGAGGTGACGGGTCCGAGCTCTGTGCCACCTCAGCCACCGCCTCTCTACTTCCACCGGCCCTTCTCGTAGTCCCACTTGGCTGAGAAGCCCTCGACGGGGTTGATCCTCATGTCCAGCATCCTCTTCACCTGCTTGGCCTGCCACTCCTCGTCAAAGGTCCTGGGCCGCTCAGGGTAGACTAGAGCAAACCAGGGATAGAGTCACATGTCTGCGGACTAGTCAGTTcactcacacaaaaaaaaacatttgattgaCATTTTATTCTGGTAATGGACCTCACAGTGGTCATTTTCACCATTCAGACATTGGTATAACTCATAAGATTACTGCTGGTTACGGCTTACTGGGATACATAAAAGGAACAGAGCCGTCTCTAACGCTGTTAgttacagctgtgctttgagtcaaactgtctgctgtgaaacagcTCTGTAAGAGACTGTGGCACCATGTGTGTGACACTGAGGCAAAAAGAGGTCTGGGACTTACCATAGACTCTCTGCCACCAGACCAACAGGCCAGTGAAGCCCAGGAAGATGAAGATACCCCCCATCACAGTCTTCCACTCTGCTGACGGCTGCTTCATCTCTGGGAAGGTCTGATGGAACGACAGCCGGTACACTGCGGGGGGGCAAAGAAAGGAAGTGAAGGACGGGTGGGATGGGATAGAGGTCAACAAAAGAAATTAGGGAAGTGTGCCATTactgtatttttcctttctcttgctCTGTATTGTGTCACTATGGTAAGattcatgtttcctgtctgaaacTCTACTGTCACTatcaaatgagagaaaaacaagaaactggATATGAGCCCAGACATGTTTTGTGACAGGTCAACTCCTAATTAACGCAAATAGATCTGTTCCCTCTTTGCAGAGTTTAAACCTCACGCAGAAACATATGAACATaacaaatgtgcattttgaacTTGGACTCTTGCCTCAGCAGTGGGTCTCTCGAACACTTCAGCCTGCACACTAACTGTTGGATTTAGAACCTAAAAATGTCGccatagtgtcattttcagcaCCTCAGCAGTCAGGTGGTTGAAGATAATTTATGACATTACACATTGTATTATGATGTTACCCACAAGAGGAGAAGTTTCCAGATCCTTTAGTTACCTTTACTGacttactgaagtaaaagtgcaGCATCAGTTTGATCAGCAAAATGTACCCACTATGCATGGCCCCTCTAAGTTATATTTTAGAAATAATACTTGATATCTAACagtctttgttgttgtgctgtgtaGTTTTGGCTGCACTGTGCGCCGTCTCAGCCTGTGAGTGACGGAGAACCTACAGGCGATCTTCTCCTCTTTGGTCAGCTGGCTCCATGGtcctttctccttctgtttcagGCTCTtgtcagcagcagtcaggaCATCTTTGTAGGCTCTGTCAGGCAGAGGGGTGTCCCGGCGGTCCCAGTACATTGGCTGGGACATGTCCACCGACTCTGCCACCTCTGGATGGACAGAGACAAGAAGGGTCACTTTTGGAACGAACTGCTAAACCGATTTACAGTCAGGATTTAAGAAAACAGGCTTGTGTGGATACACATATTAAACTGAACAGCCCAGTCTACATGGCTGTCCATTCATGCTGGTGCAGCAGCGCCATCTGCTGGTGTCAGCCCACTTCAGACACTGGCAGCCTCCTCTGATGCATCAGCTTCATGAATAATGGAAAAAAGGTGCATTAAATTAAAACTCTGAGAATGATTTATTAATTGACTTTAGATTATTTACATCTGCTTTCATGCAGCTTAACCTACCACTGtctctgattctgattcagacTTTGCTGTGTTCTCCAGGTTTGTACCAATTTCAGGAAATGGCCACACTAACAAGCTCATACCAAGCTTTCTGGAATAATATATTATGTTGTTCCACCAAATTCTGAAACCCCTCAGATTCTGTGATGCTTTAGGATTAACGACACAAAAATGACCCATAAGGCTGGAGCAGGTGTGGACAGGTGGAGCTGAACACTCCAGTGTCTGCTCTCAACGTTTCTGATCCTCTGCATAAATGAGGCAAGtcttcagtgacagcagctatCAAAGTAAGGTATTCAGAAGGATAAAACGTTTGCAGTATCAATAAAGCTGAAATGACTAACTGGGTCACGGAGCACCTGTAGGCCTTATGGAGACCTTTGAGCAGCACAGCTCTTTCTTCCACAGCAAAGACTGTTCCTGCACGACGAGCTGATGCTGTTCTGCTTCAGAGTCAGTGAGTGAAATGTCAGCTATGAACAACACATAGGTGTCACGGTACCGTGGCCGTGGCTCGCCATCCTCACGCCACCACTGGTCAAAGCCACTGTGGCGCGCCTGGCCATGAAGCTTCCCATACGCCCTGCAGTCAGGTGGAGCATCTggacacagtgacagcaaagTTTATTACATATTTCAACAGCACAGGCTTTGCTTTGACATAA
This region of Chaetodon auriga isolate fChaAug3 chromosome 10, fChaAug3.hap1, whole genome shotgun sequence genomic DNA includes:
- the cox4i2 gene encoding cytochrome c oxidase subunit 4 isoform 2, mitochondrial; translation: MLHLTAGRMGSFMARRATVALTSGGVRMASHGHEVAESVDMSQPMYWDRRDTPLPDRAYKDVLTAADKSLKQKEKGPWSQLTKEEKIALYRLSFHQTFPEMKQPSAEWKTVMGGIFIFLGFTGLLVWWQRVYVYPERPRTFDEEWQAKQVKRMLDMRINPVEGFSAKWDYEKGRWK